AATGGTATTCCTGAGGATTTCAAATACCTGCCCCTGGTGGAAAGTGGTTTGACCCATATTGTTTCTCCGAAAGATGCGGTTGGTTTCTGGCAATTTATTGAAAGCACAGCCAGGCAATACGGTCTGGAGGTAAATGCCGAGGTTGACGAACGGTATCATATTGAAAAATCAACCGAAGCTGCCTGCCGGTTTCTGAACGATTCTTATCGCATGTACGGAAGCTGGACCATGGCCGCCGCTTCCTACAACATGGGGCGCAAAGCCCTGAACCTTCAGTTGCAGCGGCAACGGGTAAACAATTACTATGATCTTTTGCTCGGGGAGGAAACCTCACGGTACCTCTTCCGCATTCTTGCCCTCAAACTGATTCTTGCTGATCCGGAAGCGTATGGCTTTCACCTGCGGAAAGAAGATTTATATCCTCCTGTTGCCTACCGGTTTGTTCCGCTTGATTCATCGGTAACCGATTTTACTGCCTATGCACATCAGTTTGGTATCAATTATAAGATACTGAAACTGCATAATCCCTGGCTGAGAAACAACAAGCTTACAAATCAGTCCAGGAAGAAATACATCATCAAAATTCCTGTTGAAGGATACGGGGAGTATGAATATCCCTTCCGGCTCAATTTTGACAGTCTGCCTGTTAACGGGAACGATACGATTCAGTAATTATGAGCGGAACAAGAAAAACAGCCTCTGAAAAGACGGGCAGTGAAGCGGCTATCAGGGTACTTGGCGCGCGTGTGCACAACCTGAAGAATATTGACGTACTGATTCCCCGAAACAAGCTCACGGTGATTACAGGCCTGAGCGGAAGCGGCAAATCTTCCCTTGCCTTTGATACCTTATATGCTGAAGGGCAACGTAGGTTTATTGAGACCCTTTCATCGTACGCACGACAGTTTATAGGTACCCCGGAACGACCGGATGTGGACAGGATAACCGGTCTCAGTCCGGTGATCGCCATTGAGCAGAAATCAACCACACGTAATCCCCGTTCCACTGTCGGAACGATTACAGAAATCTATGATTTTCTTCGTCTTCTGTTTGCCCGGGCCGGCGA
The Bacteroidales bacterium genome window above contains:
- a CDS encoding lytic transglycosylase domain-containing protein; its protein translation is MQDKLKWPVVLVLASAVFLFLSAGSEENDLWSARFQKQYGVYALPLPSTLDFAGEKVPLQDYDIRERLDRELLVNTYFQSQTLLFLKRVNKYFPVIEPILKRNGIPEDFKYLPLVESGLTHIVSPKDAVGFWQFIESTARQYGLEVNAEVDERYHIEKSTEAACRFLNDSYRMYGSWTMAAASYNMGRKALNLQLQRQRVNNYYDLLLGEETSRYLFRILALKLILADPEAYGFHLRKEDLYPPVAYRFVPLDSSVTDFTAYAHQFGINYKILKLHNPWLRNNKLTNQSRKKYIIKIPVEGYGEYEYPFRLNFDSLPVNGNDTIQ